A single genomic interval of Fructobacillus americanaquae harbors:
- the fusA gene encoding elongation factor G, which yields MAKREYPLDHTRNIGIMAHIDAGKTTTTERILYYTGKIHKIGETHDGASQMDFMEQEKERGITIQSAATTAVWRGFFDQYEKNPFRVNIIDTPGHVDFTIEVERALRVLDGAVAVLDGAAGVEPQTETVWHQATTYNVPRIVFVNKMDKLGADFEMSVNSIHERLQVNAEAIQWPIGAEDDFEGVIDLIEEKAYWPTDDLGSNWEPREIPADYQDIVTAKRETLVEAVADVDEELMEKYLEGEEISIAELKAAIRRATLNLEFYPVLAGSAYKDKGVQMMLDAVVDYLPGPLEVRPYVATDPKTDEEVDLVADDSKPFAALAFKIMTDPFVGRLTFMRVYTGTLQSGSYVQNTSSDTRERVGRLLQMHATSRTEIEEVFSGDIAAAIGLKNTTTGDSLTAVDHPLILESMEFPEPVIELAIEPKTKADQDKLATALQKLAEEDPSFRATTNQETGDTLIAGMGELQLDIMVDRMKREFNVEATVGAPQVAYREAFTKDVKARGFFKRQSGGKGQYGDVWIEFSPNEEGAGFEFEDAIVGGVVPREYIPSVEAGLKDALNAGPLAGFPLVDLKAKLYDGSYHDVDSSEAAFKIAASLALKEASKTAGAVILEPIMAVDVVVPEENLGDVMGHVSARRGLIEGQENRGPVLAVKAQVPLSEMFGYATTLRSATQGRGTFQMVFDHYQAVPKNVQEEIIKAQGKEA from the coding sequence ATGGCAAAGCGTGAATACCCGCTTGATCACACTCGTAATATCGGTATCATGGCCCACATCGATGCCGGTAAGACGACGACGACAGAACGAATCTTGTACTATACAGGTAAGATTCACAAAATTGGTGAAACACACGATGGTGCTTCACAAATGGACTTCATGGAACAGGAAAAGGAACGTGGAATCACGATCCAATCAGCCGCTACTACTGCGGTTTGGCGTGGATTCTTCGACCAATACGAAAAGAACCCATTCCGTGTTAACATCATCGATACCCCAGGTCACGTGGACTTTACAATCGAAGTTGAACGTGCCTTGCGTGTCTTGGATGGTGCCGTAGCCGTGTTGGATGGTGCTGCTGGTGTTGAACCACAGACTGAAACTGTTTGGCACCAAGCAACGACTTATAACGTTCCCCGAATTGTTTTCGTTAACAAGATGGACAAGTTGGGTGCTGATTTTGAAATGTCAGTTAACTCAATTCACGAACGTTTGCAAGTTAATGCCGAAGCGATTCAATGGCCAATTGGTGCCGAAGATGACTTCGAAGGTGTTATTGACTTGATCGAAGAAAAGGCTTACTGGCCTACTGATGACTTGGGTTCAAATTGGGAACCACGTGAAATCCCAGCAGACTACCAAGACATCGTTACAGCAAAGCGCGAAACTTTGGTTGAAGCCGTTGCTGATGTTGATGAAGAATTGATGGAAAAGTACCTTGAAGGTGAAGAAATTTCTATCGCTGAATTGAAGGCCGCTATCCGTCGCGCCACATTGAATTTGGAATTCTATCCTGTTTTGGCTGGTTCAGCCTACAAGGATAAGGGTGTTCAAATGATGTTGGATGCCGTTGTTGATTACTTGCCGGGTCCTCTAGAAGTTCGTCCTTATGTCGCAACTGACCCTAAGACTGATGAAGAAGTTGACTTGGTTGCCGATGACTCAAAGCCATTTGCTGCCTTGGCCTTCAAGATTATGACGGATCCATTCGTTGGTCGTTTGACATTTATGCGTGTTTATACTGGTACTTTGCAATCTGGTTCATACGTACAAAACACTTCTTCAGATACCCGTGAACGTGTTGGTCGTTTGCTACAAATGCACGCTACTTCACGTACTGAAATCGAAGAAGTCTTCTCAGGTGATATCGCTGCTGCGATCGGTTTGAAGAACACGACTACTGGTGACTCTTTGACTGCTGTTGATCACCCATTGATTCTTGAATCAATGGAATTCCCAGAACCAGTTATTGAATTGGCCATCGAACCAAAGACAAAGGCCGATCAAGACAAGTTGGCGACTGCTTTGCAGAAGTTGGCTGAAGAAGACCCTTCATTCCGTGCAACTACTAACCAGGAAACTGGTGATACTTTGATCGCCGGAATGGGTGAATTGCAGTTGGATATCATGGTTGACCGTATGAAGCGTGAATTCAACGTTGAAGCCACTGTTGGTGCTCCACAAGTTGCTTACCGTGAAGCCTTCACCAAGGATGTTAAGGCGCGTGGATTCTTCAAGCGTCAGTCTGGTGGTAAGGGACAATATGGTGATGTTTGGATTGAATTCTCACCAAACGAAGAGGGTGCTGGCTTCGAATTCGAAGATGCCATCGTCGGTGGTGTTGTTCCTCGTGAATACATTCCTTCTGTTGAAGCAGGTTTGAAGGATGCCTTGAACGCTGGTCCTTTGGCTGGCTTCCCATTGGTTGATTTGAAGGCCAAGTTGTACGATGGTTCTTACCACGATGTCGATTCTTCTGAAGCTGCCTTTAAGATTGCCGCTTCATTGGCTTTGAAGGAAGCTTCAAAGACTGCCGGTGCCGTTATTTTGGAACCAATCATGGCTGTTGATGTCGTTGTTCCTGAAGAAAACCTTGGTGATGTGATGGGACACGTTTCTGCACGTCGTGGTTTGATTGAAGGACAAGAAAACCGTGGACCTGTTTTGGCTGTTAAGGCCCAAGTGCCTTTGTCAGAAATGTTTGGTTATGCAACGACTTTGCGTTCAGCAACGCAAGGACGTGGTACTTTCCAGATGGTCTTTGACCACTATCAAGCCGTTCCTAAGAACGTTCAAGAAGAAATTATCAAAGCACAAGGTAAGGAAGCTTAA
- a CDS encoding prepilin peptidase: MTNILLYLTNLIIVSLIFCLADRTSQNHSLWTKRSYCFHCHHALFWYDLMPVFSGWLLKGRCRYCQRHFANWRSLVFLEGTLPLLLTALFYHHDLWILCSAYVVLYLAKEDWATMTCSAWLAWLWVALLISFVHHPYHGWLLTILIILVLWLTYRGFLGSGDIPVLAIGFFSLTEQVLPLFLLCSSTSALIYLACHKKISKDVSPSSPSCLSVLFLQYCLALFWYRFL; the protein is encoded by the coding sequence ATGACTAACATTCTACTATATTTAACCAACTTAATCATCGTCTCGCTGATTTTTTGCCTGGCCGACCGCACCAGCCAAAATCATTCCTTGTGGACAAAGCGTTCATACTGTTTCCATTGTCACCATGCTCTTTTTTGGTATGACCTCATGCCCGTTTTTTCAGGTTGGCTTTTAAAAGGGCGCTGTCGATACTGCCAGCGCCACTTTGCCAACTGGCGATCACTAGTTTTCCTGGAAGGCACTCTTCCCCTTCTTCTCACGGCGCTCTTTTACCATCATGACCTATGGATTCTTTGTTCTGCTTACGTTGTCCTTTACTTGGCCAAAGAAGATTGGGCCACAATGACCTGCTCCGCATGGTTAGCTTGGTTGTGGGTCGCTCTCTTAATCTCGTTTGTTCACCATCCCTATCACGGTTGGCTGCTCACTATCTTAATTATTTTAGTCCTATGGCTGACATACCGTGGTTTTCTTGGTTCGGGCGACATACCAGTTTTAGCAATTGGCTTCTTTTCTCTAACTGAGCAGGTCCTGCCCCTTTTCTTACTCTGCTCCAGTACTAGCGCCCTAATTTATTTAGCATGCCACAAAAAAATCAGCAAAGACGTCTCCCCTTCATCCCCTTCTTGTTTGTCGGTTTTGTTTTTGCAGTACTGCTTAGCCCTTTTCTGGTATAGGTTTTTATGA
- the rpsL gene encoding 30S ribosomal protein S12 produces MPTINQLVRKSRKSQATKSKSPALNFGYNSMKKKATNNVAPQKRGVATRVGTLTPKKPNSALRKYARVRLSNLYEVTAYIPGIGHNLQEHSVVLIRGGRVKDLPGVRYHVIRGALDTAGVDGRMTSRSKYGTKAPKK; encoded by the coding sequence ATGCCTACAATTAACCAATTGGTTCGTAAGTCACGTAAGTCTCAAGCGACTAAGTCAAAGTCACCAGCCTTGAACTTCGGCTACAACTCAATGAAGAAGAAGGCAACAAACAATGTTGCCCCACAAAAGCGTGGAGTTGCGACTCGTGTCGGAACTTTGACACCAAAGAAGCCTAACTCAGCTTTGCGTAAGTACGCTCGTGTACGTTTGTCAAACTTGTACGAAGTAACTGCTTACATCCCAGGTATTGGTCACAACTTGCAAGAACACTCGGTTGTTTTGATCCGTGGTGGTCGTGTTAAGGATTTGCCTGGTGTGCGTTATCACGTTATTCGTGGAGCCTTGGATACTGCCGGAGTTGACGGCCGTATGACTTCACGTTCAAAGTATGGAACGAAAGCTCCTAAGAAGTAA
- the rpsG gene encoding 30S ribosomal protein S7: MPRKGYTKRQEVLPDPIYNSKLVSRLINKLMVDGKRGTASTILYAAFDRIKETTGNEPLEVFEQAMENIMPVLEVKARRVGGSNYQVPIEVRPDRRTTLGLRWLVNYARLRNEHTMEERLAKEIIDAANENGASVKKREDTHKMAEANRAFAHYRW; encoded by the coding sequence ATGCCACGTAAAGGTTATACGAAGCGTCAGGAAGTTTTGCCTGACCCAATTTACAATTCAAAGTTAGTTTCCCGTTTGATCAACAAGTTGATGGTTGATGGAAAGCGCGGAACTGCTTCAACTATCTTGTATGCAGCTTTTGACCGTATCAAGGAAACTACTGGTAACGAACCATTGGAAGTTTTTGAACAAGCAATGGAAAACATCATGCCAGTTTTGGAAGTTAAGGCCCGCCGTGTTGGTGGATCTAACTACCAAGTGCCAATCGAAGTTCGTCCAGACCGTCGGACTACTTTGGGCTTGCGTTGGTTGGTAAATTACGCTCGTTTGCGTAACGAACACACAATGGAAGAACGTTTGGCTAAGGAAATTATTGACGCAGCCAACGAAAACGGTGCTTCTGTTAAGAAGCGTGAAGACACACATAAGATGGCTGAAGCCAACCGTGCCTTCGCACACTACCGTTGGTAG
- the secA gene encoding preprotein translocase subunit SecA: protein MVNPVRKLYDNSKRQLKKIEKVADQVESYADTVAALSDEALQKKTQDFQIQIQTALAGKTTAAEKQKATAKELDALLPEAFAVAREAAKRVLGLYPYRVQIMGAIVLHGGNLAEMKTGEGKTLTATMAVYLNALAGQGVHVVTVNDYLSKRDAEQMGQLYNWLGLTVGVNVGDAAPDEKRAAYDADITYSTNFNIGFDYLRDNMVTRAEDRVMQRGLNYALIDEADSILIDTARTPLIISGPGSGVSPLYQQVDRFVKTLTREEDYKVDEESKNTSLTSEGIKNAEVFFNLDNLYDAQNTALTHHVDQALRANFNYLNDKDYVVQGGEVKLIDQSTGRISEGTRLSDGLHQAIEAKEGVEVREENKSMAQITYQNLFRMYKKLSGMTGTAKTEEEELREIYNMEVVEIPTNRPIQRQDLPDLLYPSLKTKFNAVINKVAELHKKGQPVLLGTGSVESSELVAKLLTAHKIPHNVLNAKNNEKEAEIIANAGQRGAVTVATNMAGRGTDIKLGPGIDDLGGLAVIATERHESRRIDNQLRGRAGRQGDHGSSQFFLSLQDDLMIRFGAERVRAMLQRMNMDDEDTVITHRWITRSVESAQKRVEGNNYDTRKNVLQYDDVVREQRELIYRERDQVLDEKKKLDDVLLPMVKRTIDRVVDAQTPGKDQKEWDLDALSAFVKTSLTSKNLGAVRLQNLNRQEIKDRLYRLALDNLAEKKQDLPDEEQLLAFERIVILRTVDEHWTDHIDALDRLRQGVGLRGYGQLNPLVEYQNEAFANFNRMIADIEYDATRTFMKAEIRTNLTA, encoded by the coding sequence ATGGTTAATCCAGTCCGTAAACTTTACGACAATTCGAAGCGTCAATTAAAAAAGATTGAAAAGGTTGCTGACCAGGTAGAGTCATACGCAGACACTGTTGCTGCCCTGTCTGATGAAGCCTTGCAAAAGAAGACGCAAGATTTTCAAATTCAAATTCAAACAGCTTTAGCTGGGAAGACAACTGCAGCTGAAAAACAAAAAGCAACGGCTAAAGAGCTGGATGCGCTTTTGCCAGAAGCCTTCGCGGTGGCAAGAGAAGCTGCTAAACGTGTTTTGGGTCTTTATCCATACCGAGTGCAAATCATGGGTGCCATCGTTTTGCATGGTGGAAACTTAGCTGAAATGAAGACCGGTGAAGGAAAGACGTTGACGGCCACAATGGCGGTCTATTTGAACGCACTGGCCGGTCAGGGTGTGCATGTTGTCACGGTTAACGATTATCTTTCAAAGCGTGATGCTGAACAAATGGGGCAACTTTATAACTGGTTAGGTCTGACTGTTGGTGTTAACGTTGGCGATGCTGCTCCTGATGAAAAACGAGCTGCTTACGACGCTGATATCACGTATTCAACAAACTTCAATATTGGTTTTGACTACCTACGTGACAACATGGTGACTCGGGCAGAAGACCGGGTGATGCAACGTGGTTTGAACTACGCTTTGATTGATGAAGCGGATTCAATTTTGATTGATACGGCACGAACACCATTGATCATTTCTGGTCCTGGTTCAGGGGTCTCACCTTTGTATCAACAGGTTGACCGCTTTGTTAAGACCTTAACTCGTGAAGAAGACTATAAGGTCGATGAAGAAAGCAAGAATACTTCATTAACGAGTGAAGGAATTAAAAATGCTGAAGTCTTCTTTAACCTGGATAACTTGTACGATGCGCAAAACACGGCTTTGACCCACCATGTTGACCAAGCTCTGCGCGCCAATTTTAACTACTTGAACGACAAGGATTATGTTGTTCAAGGCGGTGAAGTGAAGCTAATTGATCAATCAACTGGCCGTATTTCAGAAGGGACCCGTCTGTCAGATGGTTTGCACCAAGCCATCGAGGCCAAGGAAGGCGTTGAGGTTCGTGAAGAGAATAAGTCGATGGCCCAAATTACCTACCAGAACCTCTTCCGAATGTACAAGAAGTTGTCTGGTATGACTGGAACGGCCAAGACTGAAGAAGAAGAATTACGCGAAATCTATAACATGGAGGTCGTCGAAATTCCAACGAACCGGCCAATCCAACGTCAGGACTTGCCTGATTTGCTTTACCCGTCATTGAAGACTAAGTTTAACGCGGTTATCAATAAGGTAGCGGAACTGCACAAGAAGGGTCAGCCCGTCTTGTTGGGAACCGGCTCAGTTGAATCTTCTGAATTAGTGGCGAAGTTGCTGACTGCTCATAAGATTCCACATAATGTCTTGAATGCCAAGAACAACGAGAAGGAAGCTGAAATTATCGCTAATGCTGGCCAACGTGGTGCTGTTACGGTGGCAACGAATATGGCCGGTCGTGGAACTGATATTAAATTAGGCCCTGGAATCGACGACTTGGGTGGTTTGGCTGTGATTGCCACAGAACGGCACGAATCACGTCGAATTGATAACCAGTTGCGTGGTCGTGCTGGTCGTCAGGGAGACCATGGATCTTCACAATTCTTCTTGTCATTGCAAGATGACTTGATGATTCGTTTTGGTGCAGAACGAGTGCGGGCAATGTTGCAAAGAATGAACATGGATGACGAAGACACGGTGATTACCCATCGCTGGATTACTCGTTCGGTCGAATCAGCTCAAAAGCGAGTTGAAGGAAACAACTATGATACTCGTAAGAATGTCTTACAGTATGATGATGTGGTTCGAGAGCAACGTGAGCTGATTTATCGTGAGCGTGACCAAGTTTTGGATGAAAAGAAGAAATTGGATGACGTTTTGTTGCCGATGGTTAAGCGAACGATCGACCGTGTTGTCGATGCCCAAACACCGGGTAAGGATCAAAAGGAATGGGATTTGGATGCCCTTTCCGCCTTTGTGAAAACGTCATTAACATCTAAGAACCTTGGTGCTGTTCGTTTGCAAAACTTGAACCGTCAAGAAATCAAGGACCGCTTGTACCGCTTGGCCCTTGATAACCTGGCTGAAAAGAAGCAAGACTTACCGGACGAAGAGCAATTGTTGGCTTTTGAACGTATCGTTATCTTGCGGACAGTTGACGAACACTGGACGGATCACATTGATGCCTTGGATCGTTTGCGCCAAGGTGTCGGATTACGTGGTTATGGCCAGTTAAATCCATTGGTGGAGTACCAAAACGAAGCCTTTGCAAACTTTAATCGAATGATTGCTGATATCGAATACGATGCTACTCGGACCTTTATGAAGGCTGAGATTCGTACGAACTTAACAGCATAA
- a CDS encoding ATP-dependent Clp protease ATP-binding subunit has translation MENKYTSSAENVLSLAQDQAKYFQHRAVGTEHLLLALSLEQAGVAAKVLAEFNINSDKIKEEIERFTGYGMDQDANQQSYLPYSPKAASILKWAADQADLMGQAEVGTEHLLLSLLQDASILSSRILIGLDVNLKDMNKAILRRLGVTDLRKRAKQQKAKELGTPTLDKLARDMTEVAKAGNLDPVIGRDTEVRRVVQILSRRTKNNPVLVGEPGVGKTAIAEGLAQRIVAGLVPDSLKKKRLMALDMGSLVAGTKYRGEFESRLKQVIEEIEADGHVILFVDELHTLVGAGGAEGAIDAANILKPALARGDLQMLGATTFDEYQQYIESDAALERRFAQVTINEPSTAEAITILNGIKKKFENFHQVDIEPAAVEAAVNLSSRYITGRFLPDKAIDLMDEAAAKVRIDDVDRATPLHKDRVELVKVQQAKDEAIAAMDFEKAADLRLKEMSLRKKIDRALLRKEKKQEKDQSFGLKVTPANIAQVISQQTGVPLTQVEKAESDHLVNLEKELGKRVIGQKKAVSAVARAIRRSRSGLSDPNRPIGTFLFLGPTGVGKTELAKALSEIMFGSEDNMIRVDMSEYQEQYSASRLIGSAPGYVGYDQGGQLTEQVRNHPYSIVLLDEVEKAHPDIFNLMLQVFDDGFLTDAKGRKVNFRNTVIIMTSNLGATRLRDEKMLGFGSTDLKNDDQAVAGKIRETVKETFRPEFINRIDEVLVFDALTKDEVRQIVRLMTKSLLRRVAEQGIKVKMTMAAIDAIADAGYDREYGARPVRRVIQTEVEDKLSEALLDGEITTEDIVTIGAQHGQIKLKIKKYEMPEKKDELVQE, from the coding sequence ATGGAAAACAAGTATACTAGCTCTGCAGAAAATGTCTTGTCGTTGGCACAAGACCAAGCAAAGTATTTTCAACACCGTGCTGTTGGAACTGAACATCTACTTCTAGCCTTGTCTTTGGAACAAGCGGGCGTGGCGGCTAAAGTTTTGGCTGAATTTAACATCAATAGTGACAAAATCAAAGAGGAAATCGAACGGTTTACGGGCTACGGAATGGACCAGGATGCTAACCAGCAATCCTACTTACCATATTCACCCAAGGCGGCTTCGATTTTGAAGTGGGCAGCCGATCAAGCCGACTTGATGGGCCAGGCTGAAGTGGGAACGGAGCACTTGCTCTTATCACTGCTCCAGGATGCAAGTATCCTGTCATCACGGATTTTGATTGGTTTAGACGTCAACTTGAAAGACATGAACAAGGCAATCTTGCGGCGCCTGGGCGTGACTGATTTACGTAAACGAGCAAAGCAGCAGAAAGCCAAGGAACTGGGCACGCCCACCTTGGATAAATTAGCTCGAGATATGACGGAAGTTGCTAAGGCAGGAAACCTAGACCCCGTCATTGGTCGTGATACTGAAGTTCGACGTGTCGTCCAAATTTTGTCACGGCGGACGAAGAACAACCCCGTTTTAGTTGGTGAGCCAGGTGTTGGAAAGACCGCCATTGCTGAAGGCTTGGCGCAGCGAATTGTGGCCGGTTTGGTACCGGATTCTTTAAAGAAAAAGCGCTTAATGGCCTTAGATATGGGATCATTGGTCGCGGGTACTAAGTATCGTGGGGAATTTGAAAGCCGCCTTAAGCAGGTCATCGAAGAAATTGAAGCGGATGGGCATGTAATTCTTTTTGTTGATGAACTGCATACTCTTGTTGGTGCTGGTGGCGCCGAGGGAGCCATTGATGCAGCCAACATCCTCAAACCTGCCCTTGCCCGTGGCGATTTGCAAATGTTGGGTGCGACTACCTTTGATGAATATCAGCAGTACATTGAGTCTGATGCTGCTTTGGAACGCCGGTTTGCTCAGGTAACAATTAATGAGCCGTCAACGGCCGAAGCAATCACCATCTTGAACGGCATTAAAAAGAAGTTTGAGAACTTTCATCAGGTTGATATTGAACCAGCAGCTGTTGAGGCAGCCGTTAATCTATCATCACGGTATATTACCGGTCGGTTCTTACCTGATAAGGCCATTGATTTGATGGATGAAGCGGCAGCGAAAGTGCGAATTGACGACGTTGATCGGGCCACGCCACTCCACAAGGACCGGGTTGAACTAGTCAAGGTTCAACAGGCCAAGGATGAGGCGATTGCGGCAATGGACTTTGAAAAGGCCGCTGATTTGCGCTTGAAAGAAATGAGCTTGCGCAAGAAAATTGACCGGGCATTGCTTCGCAAGGAAAAGAAGCAAGAAAAGGACCAAAGCTTTGGCTTGAAGGTGACGCCGGCCAACATTGCTCAGGTGATTTCTCAGCAAACCGGGGTACCATTGACTCAGGTTGAAAAAGCAGAATCCGACCATTTAGTGAATCTGGAAAAGGAATTGGGCAAGCGGGTCATTGGCCAGAAAAAGGCCGTTTCAGCCGTTGCCCGTGCCATTCGCCGGTCACGTTCAGGCTTGTCTGATCCGAACCGGCCAATTGGCACTTTCCTATTTTTGGGCCCAACTGGTGTTGGTAAAACCGAGTTAGCCAAGGCCCTATCCGAGATCATGTTTGGTTCAGAGGACAACATGATTCGGGTTGATATGTCCGAATATCAGGAACAGTACTCCGCTTCACGACTGATTGGTTCAGCCCCAGGCTATGTTGGCTATGACCAAGGTGGTCAATTGACGGAACAGGTGCGCAACCATCCTTATTCCATTGTTCTTTTGGATGAGGTGGAAAAGGCCCACCCAGACATTTTCAATTTAATGCTGCAGGTCTTTGATGATGGCTTTTTGACGGATGCGAAGGGGCGTAAGGTCAACTTCCGTAATACCGTGATTATCATGACTTCGAACTTGGGCGCAACTCGGTTGCGGGACGAGAAGATGCTTGGCTTTGGTTCAACTGATTTGAAAAATGATGACCAAGCCGTCGCAGGCAAAATTCGCGAAACGGTCAAGGAAACCTTCCGTCCAGAATTTATCAATCGAATTGATGAAGTCTTGGTCTTTGATGCCTTGACCAAGGATGAGGTTCGACAGATTGTGCGCCTGATGACCAAGTCTTTGCTTCGTCGAGTAGCTGAACAAGGTATTAAGGTTAAGATGACAATGGCTGCGATTGATGCCATCGCTGATGCGGGTTATGACCGCGAATACGGTGCCCGCCCAGTTCGACGGGTGATTCAGACCGAGGTTGAAGATAAGCTTTCAGAGGCACTTTTAGACGGTGAGATTACCACGGAAGATATTGTCACAATCGGTGCGCAGCATGGTCAGATTAAGTTGAAGATTAAGAAATATGAAATGCCCGAAAAAAAGGACGAACTCGTTCAAGAGTAG
- the prfB gene encoding peptide chain release factor 2: MEKVAAKQALTAIQEDIERFAKTLDLDALTEEIADFEYQMTEPGFWDDQEKAQKIIEQSNVLKNRRDSFLNLSEQADEIEVLIEMVEEDPGDEDSQEELTNLVEKTQKDVEAYNLEQLLTGEYDANNAILEIHPGSGGTESTDWGANLYRMYTRWASAHDFKVDVLDYHAGDEAGIDSATLKITGHNAYGFLRSEKGVHRFVRISPFDSAGRRHTSFVSVDVMPELDDSIEVEVRDDDIKMDVFRSGGAGGQNVNKVSTGVRLTHEPTGIVVSSTVERTQYGNRDYAMRLLKGKLYQLELEKQEAERAALSGEKMENGWGSQIRSYVMHPYQMVKDHRTNYESNQPQEVLDGGLDPLINAYLQWQLSLKNPD, translated from the coding sequence ATGGAGAAAGTGGCAGCCAAACAGGCGCTAACAGCGATCCAAGAGGATATCGAACGTTTTGCCAAAACGCTAGACTTGGATGCGCTAACAGAAGAGATTGCTGATTTTGAATACCAAATGACAGAACCAGGTTTTTGGGATGACCAAGAAAAGGCTCAAAAAATCATTGAGCAAAGCAATGTCTTGAAGAATCGGCGTGATTCTTTCTTGAACCTATCCGAACAGGCGGATGAAATCGAAGTCTTAATCGAGATGGTGGAAGAAGACCCCGGGGATGAAGACAGCCAAGAGGAATTAACGAACTTGGTTGAAAAGACACAAAAAGATGTTGAGGCCTATAACCTTGAACAATTGTTGACGGGCGAATACGATGCCAACAATGCTATTTTGGAAATTCATCCTGGTTCTGGCGGAACCGAGTCAACTGATTGGGGTGCAAACTTGTATCGGATGTATACCCGTTGGGCTTCAGCACATGACTTTAAGGTTGATGTTTTGGATTATCATGCCGGTGATGAAGCTGGGATTGATTCAGCAACCTTGAAGATTACTGGTCACAATGCTTACGGCTTTTTACGATCTGAAAAGGGCGTTCATCGCTTTGTTCGAATTTCACCCTTTGATTCCGCTGGCCGCCGCCACACATCTTTCGTTTCTGTTGATGTGATGCCAGAATTGGATGACAGTATTGAGGTCGAAGTTCGCGATGATGACATTAAGATGGATGTCTTCCGCTCCGGTGGCGCGGGAGGACAAAACGTCAATAAGGTTTCAACGGGGGTTCGTTTGACCCACGAACCAACAGGAATCGTGGTTTCCTCGACCGTTGAACGAACACAATATGGCAACCGTGATTATGCTATGCGTCTCTTGAAGGGAAAACTCTACCAGTTAGAGTTGGAGAAGCAGGAAGCTGAACGGGCAGCTTTGTCAGGGGAAAAGATGGAAAACGGCTGGGGATCTCAGATTCGTTCTTACGTCATGCACCCTTATCAGATGGTTAAAGACCACCGGACCAATTATGAAAGTAACCAGCCACAAGAAGTTTTGGATGGCGGTTTAGACCCATTGATTAATGCTTATCTTCAGTGGCAACTAAGTCTTAAGAACCCAGATTAA